The following DNA comes from Chroicocephalus ridibundus chromosome 27, bChrRid1.1, whole genome shotgun sequence.
CCCTGACCACCACCTTCATGCTCCTCTCTCCCCAAGTCTTCCATCACCTGGGACACCACATGTCTGATTCCCATGAGTCTGAATCCCCCATGCCCATATTCTCCCCTCTCTTTATCCCTTCTCTCTATGCCTTTGCCTCCTTGATGCATCCAGTGTCTTTGAGAAGATCCACCCCCTGGATGCTGCAGCACTGCTGGAATCCTGCTCCTCATCGCCATTGGGAAGGTTGTCTGGGCTCCTCCCAAATGCAGAGTAGGATCCTGCAGTAGGACCAGGGTGACCACCGTTTTGCTGCATGTTGACCTGCTGAAGGCGTGGTGCCCATGTGGTACCACTGGACAACCCCACTCACAAGTTTTCCTTCCTCTATATTcccatttcctctctttcttccatcTGCACATTTTTATCCTTTACCGCCCTCGTTACCCCCCCAACCACTACCACAAGAAACAGTCAATCCCAGTTAACTTCTTCCTCACTGATCCCAACTGTAGAAACTTCATGCCCTGATTTACTATCTGCAGTGCTGAGCATTAATTCTCCTGACCAAGCTGCTCTTGCAGAACTGTGACTCACatgctgtactcagcactggtgaaggcccacctcaaatactgtgtccagttttgggcccatcaccacaaaaaaagacactgaggtgctggagtgggtccagagaagggcaacgcagctggtgaggggtctggagaacaaatcttatgaggacCAGCTGAGGAAACTGGAGTCGTTTagactggagaaaaggaggctgaggggagatcttattgctctctacaactccctgaaaggagggtgtagagaggtgggggtcggtctcttctccgaaggaacaggtgatagggtggagaggaaatggcctcaagttgtgccgggggaggttttagattggatattaggaaaaatttcttcaccgaaagggctatcaagcattggaacaggctgcccagggaaggggtggaatcaccatccctggaggtatttgaaagacgggtagatgtggtccTTAGGGACATCGTTTAGTGATGGTTTGGCAGTGTTAgactgatggttggactcgataatctgaaaggtcccttccaacctagacaattctttgattctatgagcACTATAAGCCCAggcaccactgagcccagggatTTTGAGGCGGGTGAGCATGACTTCACCCTCTATGCTCACCACCATCCTCACCGTGTCCATCCTTTCTGTAGCTCGGTTGGGTGGTAGCCATCTCTCATTGGCatctgctgagctgtgctgcccAGAAGCATCTGCCCCCAGCAGAGGGCTGACCATGGGTTTCTTCTTGCACTCAAACTTCCTCACTTTCAGGCCTTCAGTGGACACTAGAGGAGTCTGGCAGTATCCTTTGCATGTCTGCAAGAGGTAgcattaaaaccaaattaaaaaaaccaagaactGTCAGCATAGGGACATcatcaaaaaaaaatctaattatggTTGCGAATGTTGCAGGATGAGGTTTAAAagccccagagctccagcaggAGAGCAGATCTCTTCACTTGGCACATCTTTAGACCTTTATCTCCAGGttctgtggctttttcttttttgcagctttttttcacAACTCTCTTGGATTTTTCAGAGGCTCAGCTGTTGCACTGGTGAACACGTGGGGACTGGGAACCTTATTCTCAGCAATGCAGGATTTCtgcaaggagagagaaaatcttCTCAAAGGCTGTTGCAGGCATATGGGGCATGTTTGCAAATAAATGATCCCCTTCTGAGTTCAAGTTTTGCCCTGATGATCAGTGCTTGCCTCTTCCCTACAACAGACAGCGCAGCATTGGGGATTAGCAAACACAGTCCTACCAAAtgctttctgctgtcttcagTAGCCCTTCTTTTCATCTCAGGAgtctccattttaaaaacaaagcttttctttttggtgaaCTGAAGGTTTCAACCTGCTTTGCGGAGAGACTTCTAGGATAACAAGTGACCAAAATGTTCTTATGTGCTTTGTGAGACTACAGATTCAAAAGAAGGAATTTAATGTCAAAAGGAAGACTCAGTAAGAAACCTTTGCAGAATCAGTACCCCTATAGCTATGCTTTCCTACATCTAACGTGGCCCAATAATTCCATCTCTCTGTGTCACATACTGCCCTTTTATGATTTTCACATTTTGAGTGTGCAATCGGAGATTTGCCTCGGTGATCGAGTTTGCACTCATGCATGCCTTCATCTTTCTGCTTGGGAGAGCTGATTGGGCATGGAGGGAGCCACCTACAAACAGGCACCAAGACACATGTGTGCAGGAGGATTTCTTCTCCGTCATGTGCTCATGTGCTGATCACAGGCTTCTGAAGCAGAAGGTGCTCCTGCAGGAGAACAAGGCCTTTTCACATAATTACTTTCCCATCAACAGACAGAATGCCCTTCCTGAGCATTGCATCACCAACTGTGAAGCAGTCTAAAatactggggagggggcggggacgAAGGAAAAGAATTGTACATGAGTtggcaatgtgctcttgcagcccagaaggccgagCATATCCtggccagcaagtcgagggaggtgattctccccctctactccactctggtgcgACCCCACCTGGAGCTCTGGGTCCCACTCTGAGGCCCTCACCACAGGAgagatatggacctgttggagagagaccagaggaggccatggaaatggtcagagggctggaacacctctgctgtgaagacaggctgagagtgttggggttgttgagcctggaaaagagaacGCTCCACGGAGAACTTCTTtcggcctttcaatatataaagggggcttatagggaAGGTGGAGAGatactttttaccagggcctgtagtgacaagacaaggggcaatggctttaaactaaaggagggtaggtttagattggacataaggaagaactATTTTATGATGAgactggtgaaacactggaacaggttgtccagagaagatGTGGATCCCCCATCAATGGAAGTGTTCATGGGCTGGTTGAATGGGGcattgagcaacctggtctagtggaagatgtccctgcacatggcaagGAGATGGACCAGAGGATCTTCAAAGATCCcttctaaaccattctatgattctatgaattcagtGATGTAAAACGGGGAGCAGAGTTGAAGGCAAAGCGGGAAGACTGATCCTCCCACTTAGCTGTGTCTGGCACTTCCCTCATGCCTTAGCCTCATCTTTTAGCTACCAAGAGGATCTGGACCCTGGAATCAGTCAGGAGAGAAATAAGGATGAGTTAGGAGACTCACAAGGTCCCGTGGCACATTTCCCACAAGGGTCTATGGGATAAAACATCAGAAACTAGCAAAGAAACATGGGGTTGCACCTCCAGGTGtcaggagactcctggaataTTGTCCTCCAGGAGTCAGAAGACTCTTTTCCCTgggctttctctgctgtttctttgttCGTCTTGGGAACTGTTGATCCCCTGGGAGAAATATTCTGTTGCAGGAGAAGGCAGGTGGTGGGAGGAGACCAAGAAAGCATGGAAGAGGAAAACCTTTCACGGCACTGTCTACGGCAGCTCCAAAAGGAGCAGTGAGCAGGTCTGCTCCCTCATGGTGTAAGTTCTCTGAGGCTTCACTGTGATTGCCTTAGTGACATGTTTTGTTGGAGATCTGGTATCACTGTATCTCACCCAGCCCTTAGCTTATGAGTAGTCACACTCTGGGGAGCAAATTCCTGGATCTCTCTGCCAACTTTGTGTACTCAATTTTGTGACCATGGTGCATTCAACATGAACATGTTATAACCATGATGCTCATGAGGAACTGAGAAAGAGGACTCACATTTCCCAGATGTGaaagtgtcatggtttcagaTGGGATGAAGTTAAATTTTTTGCTAGCAAtgggtgtagtgctatgttttggatttaggatgagaaacAGTAATGAGAACGCATGGATGGTTTTGGTTGTTACTAGgcagtcaaggtcttttctgctgctcacactgccccaccaacaggcaggctgggagggcacaagaagttggaaggggacacagccaggacagctgatctcaactgaccaaagggctattccacaccatgtgacgtcatgctcagtatataaagctgtaggaagaagaaggaaggagggacgtttggagtgatggcatttgtcatCCCGAGTAACCGTTAcacatgatgaagccctgctGTCCTGGACGTGGCTTAACAGCTGCccgccaatgggaagcagtgattaaattccttggtttgctttgcttgcatgcgtggCGTTTGCTTTAGCTgataaactgtctttatctcaacccaggagtttttctcacttttactcttgcaattctctcccccatctaAACCAGagggagtgagcaagcggctgctTGGttctggctgccagctggggttaaaccacgacaaagaGGAATAAGATTTCAGCAGAGCTTGGCAATCTTTGGACAGTGGTCCTCTACAGGACTTTTCTCAATGAATTAAGACACATTCCAAGACATAAGCCAATGCCCAGTCTCTCACAACCAAGGCAGATTTTGTTACTCACAGTTCAAATGGGCTCCCCTAAACTTTTACTTCTTCTGTTACAACCAAGCTCACAGAATGTAAGAGTTATACTCTAGGGAGTGGAGTAGCGGAGCAAAATGCACCTCAGCACCATCCACTGCAGCAGGTGGGGCTGAGAGCTCCCAGGATCCGGTTCAAAAATGAGTCCCTTGAGATTTACACGAAAGGTACAGTCTGCTATCCCAGGCATTTCATTGCAACCTGGGCTCCAAGCACCTGCcagcaatgaaaaaagaaaaggaattcagtCCACACTCATGGCTTCTTTTCTTTGGGGGAAGAAGATTCCCCAGTTTTCAGGGGAAATGTCTTAGCTGTTTTTTCTTGCGCTCTCAGAGCCCagagcctgaaaaaaaagaaggaagatgacAGTAGTTTGATGAAAAGGTAGAATATCCCCTTTGTGGCTTATGTTAACACTGGGGTCACTAAAACATTCAATGTGAAAGCCCCCAGCTTCCAAAAGGAGACACCACTAACTGAACTTGGGCTGAGCAGGTCCTGGCTTGGTCAGAGAAAGGCTGCAGGAACAAATGCTGTCACTGTGGGAAGAGGTGGACACAGCAAGAGGGGATCATAGGAAGAACTCCTTTACTTGGTGGGTCAAATCCTTCATCCGTGCACACTGCAACCAGGCACATCTAGTGCGACTCCAAGGAAATGGTTTCAGCATCCACAAATGGCCTTTCTATAGCTCCAAGGATGGCCTGCTTTTCAGCAAACGTCCCACCAAGTGTTCTCACCTCAGCTCAAATGAATCTGCCAGGGCTGGGAACGTTGTCAGCCTTTTTGCAAGGACAAGAGCCAAAGGCCTAGTCAGGAGATGgcttctttgggaagaaaaagtcAACAGAGGCAAGAGTGATGGAAGGCACATCATGAGCCTGGGCTTCTGGTGGCTGGCAACAAAAGGGGGTCTGGCCTCAGCAAGGGCTCAGTCTCTCTAAATAGCACCATCAAAATTATAAACTTAGAGTAATAAGAGCATCTGCCAGCTTTCCAGATTCATCCAGAGATTCAAGAACGTTTTTTGTAAAGTTTGGTGGTCACTTCTTTCCCTCACACATTATAAATGCCAATGCACTTGAACATAAAGTTGGTGTCATGTCGTCTCTCTGTGGCATTAGAGAAAAaagagcagggacacccccatgCAACTGTGTGCcagcttctgcaaagcagaagatTTGAGCAGGAAATGGAGCAATTTGTGCAACACCTAGAAAACAACAATATTATTCACACAACAGCTGTGACTTGCAGAATGGTTGAGCAGGCTCAGAAATGATCTGTTGCTGAAGAGCTGTCTTGTCTAACCAGGAGGTACAGCTACTGCAAGGACCATCCTCAAATCACTCTGCGATTGCAGTTTGCAATCGGAATTTGCgaccagaaattaattttttccagccTATGATTTTCCTCTGAAGGACAGGAAGCCCTCAGTCCACTTATTctgacagaggagcagagaaggcgCATTCATGAGCATTTTCTTTTACCAGTGGAAAACTTGGATGAGGGTTTCTCAGGGCACGGGCATGGTCCTTTGACCCTGGCCACTTCTGGTGTGCAGCACTTcaccatgctcaaagagccatgtCATCTGGACATTTTCTCCCTTTACTCTCTAAGAAAACACACGGTGAAGCAAAAGAGAGGGTGAGTCAGTCCCATCCCTCAGCTAGAAATCATTAAACAAGTGTGCAATAATTGTGATAAACCCCTGGGAGTGCTCCCAGCTGTTTGCCTTCTCCACTCTGAAGAAACTGGTACCTTGCACATCTGTATATTGCTATGGAATGCAGAGatgttttttctggtttaaaatagaaataaaaggatAACCGCACTTGAGTTGTCATAGAAGGGTCCCAGCAACCACTTCCAACATGTCCAGGCCCTGTGTTGGGCATGGAACTGCAATGGGAGATTTAGGAggctgcctctgccctcctcccacACCCCAGGGCAATTTCCTCTTGCCCCTAAAAAGCTGCACCCACATCAAGGAGAGAGGAGTCGAGCAAAGGGCCTGCTGTAGATGAGGTTGTTGCGAGGAGGAATGGACGTCTGAGCTGTGCACCCACAAAAAGATCCTAGAGGACATACAGCCCTTCCCAAGGAAAGACAGTGAGGAGAATCAGGAATCAGCCTGGTCTGAGCCAGAAAAAGAGCTCGTCAAGTGCCAGTTATGTGTTGAGGTCTTGCATAGAGGTTTAAAGAAGAtgactgtagtgataggacaaggggtaatggcttcaaattggagGAGGGTAGattgagattagatattaggaagaaattattcaccatgagggtagtgagacacgggaacaggttgcccagagaagctgtggctgccccatccctggagatgttcaaggccaggctggatggggctttgggcagcctggtctggtgggaggtgtccctgcccaggggaggggggactggaactaggtgatctttaaggtcccttccaacccgaaccgttctgtgattctatgactgtaaACGGTAGAGAGTGCAGCTCTAAGGGGAACGTGCTGGCATTTGCAATTTGCAACTTTACTAAACAAAATAACTGCACAAGATGGGGGTGCTTAGCAGCAAAGGAGGTCCTTTTCTGAGCACTCATCGGGACATCGTTTCTTGGAGAGAAACAGAATGAAAGGACACTGCCTTCATCCAACTCCCCCTCgagagattaaaaaataatattaaactaAATATTGtcatgaatattttaataaaaatttaaattaaaaaaaaaatccattcctgATGGTCATTGAGGATATGGAGCTGCTTCGCTTAAAATTCAGAGTGGGCTCACTGCTGAGTTGAAAGGAGTTTTCCAGAATCTGAATCAGCATGACTGTCAAAGCAGGGTTGGTTTCAGTGCAACAAGCAGTCGTTTCCCACACAGAAATCCTAAAGTCCTGAACTGCCAGATCCTTGACATAATTTTAGGATTTTGCAGTAACCCGCTACAATTCTCAAGAAAAATCTGCAGCTTATAGGAAGTGTTATCCTACTTGTTTCTCCGCCACTTACATCATCGAGGAGGGAAGCAACTGAGGAGAAACACCAATTAATCAAAAATAATCAAGAGAAGTGAGACTAAATCACTGGCCCTGACAGTAATCTATACTGTATCTCACTGAATAAATTCTGGGGGTTAAACACACGGCTCTGCAACCCTGGATCTGCCCGCAATGGCAAACCTTGCAAATAATTCCCATTTCTCagaaaagcagagttaaaaaaaaagaaaaacaaaaccaaaaccaaacaacagcagcaacaacaacaacaacaaaaaaaaacaccataaaaaaatcctcaaagaAGCCAAAAGTCATCTCTGATTGTTTCTCATTGGAGTGCCCAGGAGGGGTCCCTGGTGGTGATGCCAAAATGTCTGGACCATCAATTGGGCATTTGAGGAGTTGGGGTTTCTGCAACCTCTTCTGAGTGCAAGTGCCTTGTTTTCAGTGGGTTTTAAGGAACACAAGCAGACATGAGGGGATTTTAATCTCCTAAGCATTTCCCCCTGCATCTGGTCTTCTAGCTGCGAAGTGCAACAACAGGTTCAGACCAAGGCAGGTGACACAAGGTTGACCTACACAAGACTTGTGGGTCAGTACAAGCCATGGAAGAACCCCTGAGACCCTCCAAGACCCTGCTGGGAGCTCTGTTGACTACagcagcagtcgagaggctttgTTCTCGTGTTGCTCTGTGCCTGCCCCTGCAACACCAAGAGCCTGATAGCTGCATCTCTCCACAAGTGCTGCTATCTCCCAACGTGactttcctctctttcccattAAAGTCCATCCTGAAAGAAGAATTAGGAGCAGTTCTGTTCTTCAGTAGCGCCCACGAGTTAAGCCTCCAATATGCTCTAACGTCTTGTATGCAACTTCACTCCtgtctggggaggaggagggtggaggtGACGTGATGATGCTTCAGCTTGGTTTGGGGACCACCCCTCAACAGCACTCTTGGGGTTTGCTTTTGGTGCTTCAGCTGGATATCCCCAGATTAAATACGTTGGATCGGCTATGTGTCCATATGCATTATTTCTGGATATCTCAATAAAGCCATTCTGCCAGCCACTGCCCAGGGTTTTTGCAGTGTgtcccgcacacacacacagcccccctcACCATGATGCTGGTGGCTAGACACGGGAGGGTTTGCCTATTAAGGAGAAGCCTAATCCTGCAGATCTTGACCCCTCGAGGGATTTCTCCTTCCTGGTACCCTAGAGAAGAGATTGGTGGACTCAGACCAGGAGGTTTCTCCCATACTGGCAGCAGAGATGCAGCTagtgctttttctgttgctggtACGGTTGCACTGCTTTCTACCTGATAACAAGGGGCTGTTGCAAGGTTGCACTCCCCCATAAAGTCCCTGAGACCCTCCCGTAAATCATTCAGGGGGCTTGGCTGTCCCTTGCATGATGCCCCCTTTGCCATTCAGCCAGCAGCATCTCTGGACCACCCTGTCCAGCTTCACTGGCCCAGCTCTCCCCGGCCACTGGGAAGCCTGAGTGAGGGCTAGAGCCATATATTTGTGTGGATGGTGGATCAACTCATGCTCAAATACGTTCACAAGCTGCTTGTTGCAAGCATTACTGTATGCATTTTTCATGGAGCATTATTTCCTTTGGAGGAAGCCCCACAGCGTGCGCGCTGGTGCTGTGCTGAGGCGGGGTTCCTCGCCTGGAAAACTGAGTGGTTAAGGAGAAATTCATCAACAGGCTGCAGGATGCCACCTGTGAGATGATTCCTCTGGGACAGGGGAGTTTTCCACCCCCAGCTACAGGGAGCACCACGGTCCAGCCCGGCATTGCCACCCCCAGGTCGAGCATCTCGAGGCTGCAATTCAGGAGAGGCAGCTGCAAAGGAAAAGCCACTGTGTTTCCAAAGCTGGGCATTAGTCATGCCTCTCAGCTGACCATGtgccctctcctctccagagACTTCCCATCAGCatggaggggtgagggggctggacCACCTTTGGTCAGAGTCTGCCTGCCCCCaagtaagagaaaaagaaggatttaGGGCTCAAGCAGCAGGTTCATgggaaaacacagtttaaaaaagaggcaaaataacAGAGAATTTTATTAAGCTTcagcagagagggacctgggagtcctggtggacaacaagttgaccatgaggcagcaatgtgccctcatggccaagaaggccaatggtctcctggggtgcattaaaaagagagtGGCCAAcaagtcaagggaggtcattTCCCTCCTCAACTGGTTAaagacacatctggagtactgtgtttgGTTCTGTCCCCCCTCCTcaagttcaagaaggacagagaactatcggagagagtccagcagaggctacaaAAGATGATCaaggggatggagcacctctctgatgacaaaggctgagagacctgtgtgtgtgtttagcctggagaagagaagactgagagaggatttcatcaatgcttatcaatatctaaagggcgggtgtcaggaggatggggccagggtcttttcagtggtgcccagcgacaggacaaggggcaacagacacaaattGGAACAcagaaagttccatctcaacatgaggaggaacttctttactttgagggtcgCAgggccctggaacaggctgcccagagaggtggtggagtctctttctctggagatcttccaaacccacctggatgcgttcctgtccaacctgctctcggtgaacctgctttggcagggggttggactagatggtctccgaAGGTCCCTACCacacctaccattctgtgattctgtcatctcAGCtaattttttccctctccttccactTTGCACCAGGGTTGGCAATGCAGGAGATGGATCCTCTGCCGATAGCAGAGCAGCTTCCCCcagctgggggtccctggggtggggtgggcacaAGCTCACCAGGCAGAACGTGGAGGGGCCCCAGGAGGAAGCTCCAGGAGCCCCATATCCTAAAACTGAGGTGCAGACTGCTCAAAGGGGTGCAGAGATTCACAGGACTGCGCTCCcaagcaggcagagccctgcccggGCATGGTGAGGCACCAAGGTTAGGTACCAAAGTTCATGGgaccctgctgctctcctccccgctgctctcctcccagctggCTGATGGGAAAACCAGTGGGGACCAGACGGATGGTTGAGCCTGGGCAGGTGTTTGTCCAGCCTCCAAACCTTGAGCTCACCCCACAAACTCTCTCCAGAGTCTGTCTAGTCCCTTCCTTGTTGAAGATGGAGAGTATTTGCAGCTGTTGAAGCTGATTTTCATGTTCCCTCCTGCACACTCAGAGCCGTCCCAGTTTGCCCTCTCGCTGTGTCTCTTTAGCCTTTTGCAATATCAGCCAAGCCACATCCAGCCCTTAAGGGTGCAAATCACGCTGCCCGTGTTATTGTTCAGACAGAGCCAGATCCCAGGTTTGTCTGGTTTTAACTCAAGTCCTAGAGATCCACTTGGCAGTTCCTCCCAGCCCCATCACACCCCAGTTCAGCTGCATGCCTTGAGGGCTTACACTTGTTTCTCTAGCTCCTTAACCCCCCAGGAATCTGTTTAGCACCTCTACCTAATTACATCAGTTACCCCCCAGGGAGGCTGTTTAGCATCTTCCCTAATGTGACAACCTCCTCATCCCAAAGGTGCAAGAAGGAGGTCAAGGTCAAGGTCAGATGCATTTCTGGGTTCCTCTGCTGAGCAATTTCACAATTTGCCTCTGCCAAGGTCTTGCATCAGCCTTAACAGCTTTAATTTCTAATTAGTTGCTtgctctcctccttttcctctctgtcatccTGTGGGCTGCTTCTGCCTTGGGTTTCCCTTGTGTATCTCAGAGCTGTGCAACGCTGCTCCGGTGGACTGTTGTCACCACTGCTGAGTGACATCGATTTgcaaggtgctgggcatccagctgcagggctggggtctcCAAGTGCTGCCCGAGGTATCGCTTCTCCTTCCTGCGCTTGCAGCCCATTTCTAGCCCCACAAGCCTCAGGCATCAGACAGGGAGCCCAGACCCCCGGGGACTGCCCACCACGACACCAGCCCCGGGATGGAGAGGAGGTGCTGGCTACCGGCACGGGGCCAGGGCATTAGTGGGGAGCATGGGAACCTCGcctcccccaccagcagcaccccatcccccagtgccccccaggcTCTCCCCTGTGCCACTGGTAAGGGGGGACCGGGAGCTGCTTGGTGTTGGCTCCCTGGTGCTGGGGGCCGTCACCCAGGGCAGGGACAAGTATTTTTGCACCTCGATGGCTGGGCTCCGGCGGTCGGGGTCTAGTGTCAGCAAGCGCCGAAGCATCTCCAGTGCCCCAGAGCCGAATCCTTGCCAGGAcgccggcaccccccgccccgccacgcCGCCCTGCCAGGCACTGAAGTCCTCAAACTGGGGGTCAGAGCTGGTGGCCACAGCCCAGGGGAAGCAGCCAGtgcagaggcagaagagcagaacgGCAAAGGCCCAGACGTCCAGGCTGGAGTCCAGCTCCAGTGTGTCAgagccctgcagcaggcagagctccgGCGGGGTGTAGGGCAGGGTGCCAGACATGGCACCCACTGCTGAGCCCTGCACGCGGGTGAGCCCGAAGTCTCCAAGCTTCACCCGCCGGCACTCGCGGTCGAAGAGCAGCACGTTGTCCAGCTTGACATCCCGGTGCACCAGGGCACGGCTGTGCATGAAGTCCAGCGCCTCGGCCAGTTGGGATGCGCAGCGCTTCACCAGCTCCTCCGCCAGGccctcctgcagggagggtggTAACCTCACCCGCTGCTCGGCCCCCTCCCCAAAGTGGGGCCtgcagcacccagacccctgccCAGCACCGCCAACCCGTGCTTTGTCCCACAGCAGCCTG
Coding sequences within:
- the LOC134507754 gene encoding serine/threonine-protein kinase SBK1-like isoform X2, with protein sequence MEESDEDGEDNEEFLERLMVQTGREVPQQELEEHYAVLEELGSGTYGRVVLTEPRDGGSPVVLKLILKEQTERRAFLREYCIALCLSSHAACLRALPIAFETATHFAFGQELAPAGDLCALLNPGEGLAEELVKRCASQLAEALDFMHSRALVHRDVKLDNVLLFDRECRRVKLGDFGLTRVQGSAVGAMSGTLPYTPPELCLLQGSDTLELDSSLDVWAFAVLLFCLCTGCFPWAVATSSDPQFEDFSAWQGGVAGRGVPASWQGFGSGALEMLRRLLTLDPDRRSPAIEVQKYLSLPWVTAPSTREPTPSSSRSPLTSGTGESLGGTGGWGAAGGGGEVPMLPTNALAPCR
- the LOC134507754 gene encoding uncharacterized serine/threonine-protein kinase SBK3-like isoform X1, which translates into the protein MWETERLPAPCLCPGMWAPSPTRHHGVPAHSHVHAVGPQWGPMEESDEDGEDNEEFLERLMVQTGREVPQQELEEHYAVLEELGSGTYGRVVLTEPRDGGSPVVLKLILKEQTERRAFLREYCIALCLSSHAACLRALPIAFETATHFAFGQELAPAGDLCALLNPGEGLAEELVKRCASQLAEALDFMHSRALVHRDVKLDNVLLFDRECRRVKLGDFGLTRVQGSAVGAMSGTLPYTPPELCLLQGSDTLELDSSLDVWAFAVLLFCLCTGCFPWAVATSSDPQFEDFSAWQGGVAGRGVPASWQGFGSGALEMLRRLLTLDPDRRSPAIEVQKYLSLPWVTAPSTREPTPSSSRSPLTSGTGESLGGTGGWGAAGGGGEVPMLPTNALAPCR